The following proteins come from a genomic window of Alicyclobacillus dauci:
- a CDS encoding PAS domain-containing protein, translated as MRGDFRNITFQIIYEGRPVRLSKTFEHNSRYASPSYERVLGISANWYTGKPGIVVVHQADREKVVSAFQKAVRSKKTVQVEYLKRNIARDDYLEVESLLILSQLRIPMDM; from the coding sequence TTGAGGGGTGATTTTCGCAACATTACTTTTCAAATCATCTATGAAGGCCGCCCCGTCAGACTGAGTAAAACCTTCGAACACAATAGTAGATATGCTTCACCATCGTACGAAAGGGTCCTTGGGATATCCGCGAACTGGTACACAGGTAAACCAGGAATTGTTGTTGTACATCAGGCTGACCGGGAAAAAGTCGTATCTGCGTTTCAAAAAGCTGTTAGGTCGAAGAAAACGGTACAAGTGGAATACCTCAAACGTAATATTGCAAGAGACGACTACCTGGAGGTTGAATCTTTACTTATCTTATCCCAATTGCGGATACCGATGGACATGTAG
- a CDS encoding GGDEF domain-containing protein yields the protein MEYLAYHDPLTDLPNRRLFRKRLKEAVLNAKREGTQLAVLFLDCDKFKTINDTLGHDAGDDVLQFFAYTLQESVVGVGTVARLAGDEFAVLLEGVSSQEDALIVADRIVKAVRSPWEWHGHTTQVTTSIGIFFLPDSQGYKNTISIS from the coding sequence ATGGAGTATTTAGCATACCACGACCCATTGACCGACTTACCTAATCGTCGACTCTTTAGGAAGCGTCTAAAAGAAGCAGTTTTAAATGCAAAACGTGAAGGGACCCAGCTAGCAGTTCTGTTTTTAGATTGCGATAAGTTCAAAACAATTAACGACACACTAGGACATGACGCAGGTGATGATGTTCTACAGTTTTTCGCGTACACACTTCAGGAGAGTGTCGTCGGCGTTGGGACAGTAGCCAGGCTTGCTGGAGACGAGTTTGCGGTTTTGCTGGAGGGGGTTTCCTCACAGGAGGACGCATTGATTGTAGCTGACCGAATTGTGAAAGCGGTTCGATCTCCCTGGGAATGGCACGGTCATACAACACAAGTAACAACGAGTATCGGTATTTTCTTTCTACCCGATTCACAAGGATATAAAAACACTATTAGTATCAGCTGA